A single window of Debaryomyces hansenii CBS767 chromosome F complete sequence DNA harbors:
- a CDS encoding DEHA2F26246p (weakly similar to CA1563|IPF13855 Candida albicans IPF13855) translates to MLLIGPILWYINLNQQNILCNEKKSMNSVTTSFATFQDNELDPPNLIGTIESNRQIIRPMLSSSANDTRSSRANSIINEDTSIDDIFTHLTIQQIQKLNKNYKQNVTNAKEDLHGLVGNKYRDLIKIAEDISNMYVVTSEVDQKLSDLSYGQSRFVSFNTSNSFSKYSSTIRRKEASEARRNEKLTILKNIINNQLVSFEIRLLSSHRRPPLKSTSNYIYYAKCFYTLECIFGDTLETDKHLANKLAAFKASFVSYLEAELSSYNAFSSTSYSNDAGKYKPSQKLIWEDIISRANSYLVSDDLDDLNEDEDEEEDVRLHDTDYNEDSDPEDALHETYNKGFSPIVNYLIAYIILNHNNEELDTLTKVHDNFVKLRYDYLDKILSKILSASEPENTYNINFYKIFKYIENTCDYISKYFNTEKPTKNELLKNLKQATGAWKASSLIGFHNWIENEDVKFNHDLVLRNVSNPEAVTVDDFPKLLAIFSDNLIKQNSNNNEKGINNLSNSFVIFHNFIISLKKLDVSMITNGSNSKLIELLSNSMKNNKTIATDLLENVISKTKHIFTLHFDALSKESGATADILSAIKSSVADKKFSSGTTNLELFSSDLVETIDADLNKYIDFVAQISSLPSLSTTNHDIYHQINIWFDTYFEYKDIINFEKESDLDRLSPNNCLSHLSEVLSSHKTNSSGKWGNFSRELMLNTFETLTESFNETLYNKIDNIIQAIESLVKNDEKNNDVETFYYLLRVLLTFSDRLMGFNESNQNDRIRKSISALHTLCKDIFGSVVKIIPCVSNNDDSSFIESFDKFITNLLSTSNDTLGSDLSNRPSLRLSSLMFYLSSKYLSPFTENYAKDYEYGKLFSNQHVFKMFTESKKEWILEDLIQKRIINELPRSVSNTDDSKESIENKEEALIENDIASSTITKEKFLLVFTNIVYLLQFANGTPITDVNDSLIQYHIKKLKEAMEDKIDIDDLSMTLIVKNIAEFYKSNRGIYLPLSIS, encoded by the coding sequence ATGCTACTTATCGGCCCTATTCTTTGGtatattaatttgaatcagcaaaatattttgtgtaatgaaaaaaaatcaatgaatAGCGTGACAACATCTTTTGCGACAtttcaagataatgaaCTTGATCCACCTAATCTAATAGGTACAATTGAGTCAAATAGACAAATCATTAGACCAATGCTTAGTTCATCGGCCAACGATACTCGACTGAGTCGAGCGAATTCAATTATAAATGAAGATACGTCAATAGATGATATCTTTACGCATTTAActattcaacaaattcagaaactaaataaaaattataaacaGAATGTCACAAATGCTAAGGAAGATTTACATGGTTTGGTTGGTAATAAATATCGTGATCTCATAAAAATCGCTGAGGATATTAGTAACATGTATGTAGTGACAAGTGAAGTTGATCAAAAATTATCGGATTTATCGTATGGACAATCAAGATTTGTTAGTTTTAACACGCTGAATTCATTTTCCAAGTACAGTAGCACCATTAGAAGAAAGGAAGCAAGTGAAGCCAGGAGAAATGAGAAATTGactattttgaaaaatatcatcaacaatcAATTGGTGTCGTTTGAAATAAGGCTTTTATCGTCGCATCGGAGGCCACCTTTGAAGAGCACTTCTAATTACATATACTATGCGAAATGCTTTTACACGTTAGAGTGTATTTTTGGAGATACCTTGGAAACCGATAAACACTTAGCTAATAAGTTGGCGGCATTCAAAGCATCATTTGTATCTTATTTGGAAGCAGAGCTTTCAAGCTATAATGCATTTAGTCTGACCTCTTATTCGAATGACGCAGGTAAATATAAACCGTCGCAAAAACTTATATGGGAAGATATCATATCTAGAGCTAATAGCTATCTTGTTAGTGATGATTTGGACGATTTGAATGAggatgaggatgaagaagaagatgtaAGGTTGCACGATACGGATTACAATGAAGATTCAGATCCCGAAGATGCCTTGCACGAAACGTACAACAAGGGATTTTCGCCTATTGTTAACTATTTAATTGCCTAcataatattaaatcataacaatgaagaattagacaCATTAACTAAGGTCCACGACAATTTTGTTAAGTTAAGATATGACTATTTAGACAAGATTTTATCGAAGATCTTGTCAGCCTCAGAACCGGAAAATACTTACAACATTAACTTTTATAAAATCTTCAAGTACATTGAAAACACTTGTGATTatatttccaaatattttaatacaGAAAAGCCTACTaagaatgaattattaaagaactTGAAACAAGCTACTGGCGCTTGGAAAGCGTCCAGTTTAATAGGATTTCATAATTGGATTGAAAATGAGGATGTCAAATTCAATCATGACTTAGTTTTGAGAAATGTTTCAAATCCTGAAGCAGTAACGGTCGATGATTTCCCAAAGCTATTAGCTATATTCAGTGATAACTTAATCAAACAgaattctaataataatgagaAAGgtataaataatctttccaattcttttgttatttttcacaattttattataagTCTAAAGAAGTTGGACGTTTCGATGATAACAAACGGATCTAACTCGAAATTAATAGAgcttctttcaaattctatgaaaaataataaaaccaTTGCCACAGATTTGCTTGAAAATGTCATTTCAAAAACAAAGCACATATTTACATTACATTTCGACGCCTTATCCAAGGAACTGGGTGCAACCGCTGACATATTGTCAGCTATTAAACTGAGTGTTGCCGACAAGAAATTTAGTTCTGGAACTACAAACCTCGAATTATTCTCATCAGATTTGGTTGAAACTATTGATGCAGATTTAAACAAATACATAGACTTCGTAGCCCAAATTTCGTCGTTGCCCTCATTGTCTACCACAAACCATGACATTTATCATCAGATCAATATTTGGTTTGATACTTATTTTGAATACAAAGATATAATAAACTTTGAGAAAGAGTCTGATTTGGATAGGTTGAGTCCCAATAATTGTTTAAGTCATCTATCTGAAGTGCTTTCAAGCCATAAAACCAACCTGTCTGGAAAATGGGGCAATTTTTCCAGGGAGCTAATGTTGAATACGTTTGAAACTTTGACTGAAAGCTTTAATGAAACTCTAtacaataaaattgataatataattcaagCAATTGAGTCATTAGTAAAGAACGATGAGAAGAATAATGACGTGGAAACTTTCTATTACTTACTACGTGTCTTATTAACATTTTCGGATAGATTAATGGGTTTCAATGAAAGTAATCAGAATGATCGTATTCGCAAATCAATATCTGCTTTACATACTTTGTgtaaagatatatttggtTCAGTTGTCAAAATTATTCCCTGCGTTAGTAATAACGACGATTCATCGTTTATAGAGTCATTTGATAAGTTTATTACTAATCTATTATCAACTCTGAATGATACGTTAGGTCtggatttatcaaatagaCCTTCGCTCAGATTGTCATCTTTAATGTTTTATTTGTCATCGAAGTATTTGTCACCGTTTACGGAAAATTATGCAAAAGATTATGAATATGGAAAATTGTTTCTGAACCAACATGTATTTAAAATGTTTACTGAGTCGAAGAAGGAATGGATTTTAGAAGATTTAATACAGAAAAGAATAATCAATGAGTTACCACGTTCGGTGAGTAATACTGATGATAGCAAGGAGTCTATAGAGAATAAGGAAGAGGCGTTGATCGAGAATGACATAGCCAGTTCTACTATAACTAAAGAGAAATTTCTTTTGGTTTTTACAAATATAGTTTACTTGTTACAATTTGCGAATGGTACACCTATCACTGATGTGaatgattcattaattcaatatcatatcaaaaaattaaaagagGCAATGGAAGATAAAATAGATATAGATGACCTTTCTATGACTCTTATTGTTAAGAATATTGCTGAGTTTTACAAATCCAATAGAGGAATATATTTGCCATTACTGATTTCCTAA
- a CDS encoding DEHA2F26268p (similar to CA1747|IPF10884 Candida albicans IPF10884) produces the protein MSKLESVSTVGDDLDDGLEYNVEFSSGEEINPDSELEDDNNASDEESKKAKTESEANNGKKRKAKTSKLQEKKKVKMEMDIAQKKNLSKESSTDVIADFINNKISQKNPNLSTLELSELYFNKTNFRSTSEFDEEKRSLDNLTKFILGRFKNMLPSHDKKNKKNKNKKNKKEDKSHDSSNNDKDEAEERKFIAIVSMSALRACDIHRATREISGSSLKLINKNKLDVDLKLVKTTRSRILCCTPGRLLKVLNSEDSELNKDEIKIIIVDNSYLDQKQQNIWDIKETPEALSILTKEGGSKIYLY, from the coding sequence ATGAGCAAATTAGAAAGTGTATCTACAGTAGGTGATGATTTGGATGACGGGTTAGAGTACAATGTTGAATTTTCTTCGGGGGAAGAGATCAATCCAGATTCAGAGcttgaagatgataataatgcatctgatgaagaatcaaaGAAGGCCAAAACCGAATCTGAAGCAAATAATGGCAAGAAGAGAAAAGCAAAGACATCCAAGTTGcaagaaaaaaagaaagtGAAAATGGAGATGGACATTGCACAGAAGAAAAACTTATCAAAAGAGTCATCTACAGACGTTATTGCagattttatcaataataaaataagtCAAAAGAATCCTAACTTGTCTACGTTGGAATTATCAGAATTATACTTCAATAAAACGAATTTCAGATCAACTTCGGAGTTTGATGAAGAGAAACGTAGTTTGGACAATTTGACCAAATTCATTCTTGGAAGGTTCAAGAATATGTTACCATCTCatgataagaaaaataagaagaacaagaacaagaagaataagaaagaagataaaagTCATGACagttcaaataatgataaagaCGAGGCTGAAGAAAGGAAATTTATTGCAATAGTATCAATGTCAGCTTTACGTGCTTGTGATATTCATCGTGCTACTCGTGAGATTTCAGGCTCATCCCTAAAGctcattaataaaaataaacttGATgtagatttgaaattggtcAAGACAACAAGATCGCGTATTCTCTGCTGCACTCCGGGTAGACTtttgaaagttttgaaTAGTGAAGATCTGGAGTTAAATAAGGACGAAATTAAGATTATCATAGTTGACAATTCATATTTAGACCAAAAGCAGCAAAACATTTGGGATATAAAGGAAACTCCTGAAGCCCTTAGTATATTGACAAAGGAAGGTGGctcaaaaatttatctttaCTAA